ATTTCAGTGGCCTCTTTACATATTGCCATAATATCAAgagtacttctttccttttttctgttttttttttcttttctgtttcatttaatgTAAGCTTCCCTCTTTTATGCTCTCCTGATAAGCCTTCCTTGAAATTGGTCATTCATGGAAAAATGCAAGatgttccctttcttctttgcccaaataaaagaaacaaagaaaaagttgaaaaatctaaaatcacaTTCACAGAAAATactccatttttaatttcacataaaatCCAGGACTGTTTTCATAGATTTACATAAGAAAACAGCTAAGAAACACTATCTATATCTTCTCCCATAGTTTATGAGACTCAAGAAGAGAGCATGTAGAACTTTTTTGAAAAGCCAAAAAGCTAGcctttaagtagaaaaaaaagatctagaCTATAAGGGGAAATGTAAAAATTAGAAGCCTGAAAGATGCCACAGTTTAACTTCTCTGCAGAGATCCACAGTTAActttgaaattttccaaactAGCTGTCTATCCAAATgttgtatataacatatataatatgtattgcTTAATAGTGAATCACTGCTATTGTGTTCTATaatttgattataaaataaaatgtctacagtaatacattcatatattcataGTTTGAAAGGAGGTcaaaatatggtttaaaaaaatctctcaattTAATGAAACCAACATTTAGTTTACTACTTGGTAATATCTGAACTGGTAAAAGTGAAGATGTATTAGAAATGTACATTTCAGGTTTAATgtgaaaaagaactgaaaaaaatccattcttttttttttcacagcattAATGTATGGACTAAATAtaattctgtgtatatatatatgtttctttcAGGACTTGTGGTTGGATTTATCCTAACCATTGCAAATTACAGCTTTTTTACCTCTTTgctgatgtttttcctttcttcttcaaaacTCACTAAAtggaagggagaaataaagaagCGTCTAGATTCAGAATACAAAGAAGGTAAAATGAATTATGTTTGATATCACTCAAAATAGTAACCTTTATTTCATCCTAACATACTATAAGCTTACAGTAAGAACATGTTTAGATTGTTGAAACAGATAAATTTTAGATGAGAATAACTTTAAGTAGTAGCCTAATTTAGTTTATCATTACTTCACCATAATAGTAAGAGCGAATTTTAGAAGCATTAGAATCTATCattaattattctaaaataatatagaatatagaaagaGGTACTATccaattttagttatttttaaaattgtagtcatttttcttttcttaaatattaaaataaattcctgtaaCTGCATGATTGCCTTTCTGAGGAGAAAacatttcttgtcctttttatGTACTTGTTTGTTTGTAGGCGGGCAGAGGAATTGGATTCAGGTATTCTGTAATGGAGCTGTGCCTACAGAGCTGGCCCTGCTGTATATGATAGAAAATGGCCCTGGGGAAATCCCAATAGATTTTTCCAAGCAGTACACTGCTTCCTGGATGTGTTTGTCTCTCTTGGCTGCACTGGCCTGCTCTGCTGGAGACACGTGGGCTTCAGAAGTTGGCACTGTTCTGAGTAAAAGCCCGCCAAGGCTAATAACAACCTGGGAAAAAGTTCCAGTTGGTGAgtctatatttaaatttcttcaaaaaaacaaagtgaacaaaAAAAACCCGATTGATTGTGTTTCTTACCTAGGAGGCTTTTAAGATTTTGGTTATTCCCTTAATTGGAAAATTATTGTAGGCTGTTAAATTGGTGATAATAATATTTGCAGGAAATGTTAGCAAGTCCTAGATAAATAATACAGGAATGCAGAGACCTATCagtaggagaggaaaaggaaaggaatagtaGAGTATTTCTTGAGGACCTGTTATGTGGTTAGTGCTTTACCACAGATCTCAGTTCTcttaccattatcatcatcatctactGCTACTACGACTACTACATTTTTGTCTCTGTTATCACCTGCCCTCCTCCTtcatcttcttcccttccttctcctcgtCTTTTACTctactttctcctcctcttccttttcttcctcacctcctcctttTTATCTCTTCCTCATTATTGTCATCCTTAATACTCTCAATATTCATGTGTATTGgttctttaattattttcatctaacaaacaaggaaattaagagaagttaagtaacttcaCTACAGTCACATAACTTGGAAGTGGCAGAAGGAAGATTGAAatcaggcagtctggctccattGAACCATTCCCCCGCACTGCTTATAATGTCAGGAGTCAATGTGCAGAAAAgacttctttttaagtaggctatGAGCTTTGGATTGTATGAAAGAGAACCCTTTCTTTTAGTCTTAGTAAGATAGGTActacaattttttgttttccttgattttatgtgtttgttgatttttaaccAGATTATTTTTATCTATGTTTCTTCTTCAGGGACCAATGGAGGGGTCACAGTGGTGGGCCTTGCCTCCAGTCTCCTTGGTGGTACCTTTGTGGGCATCACGTACTTCCTCACACAGTTGGTTTTTGTTAATGATTTGGACATTTCTGCTCCCCAGTGGCCAATTATTGCATTTGGGGGTCTGGCTGGATTACTAGGATCAGTTGTAGACTCATACTTAGGAGCTACAATGCAATTTACTGGTAAGAGCATCACTTTATTATTGCAACTTATTAGtatattaaatgggaaaaaatatgggGGGAGAAAACATGGAACAAATATGgggggagaaaacatgaaaacaatctCAAAGAGGAAATTGAGAGGCCAGGAATGATAGGACAGAATCTTTTCCacaattttgattttaatttttgtgtgtgttaaattAATTGAAAGAATTAGTCCTACAGAACAATGAATAGAAGCTATGTGGGGAGGATATGATAGTGCAGGAAACAGATACTTTTGCTTATGGGACTTTATCTAATCCCAGGAAAGCAGAACATTTCAGATCAGATCATTTTAATGCCCACCCTCTATTTGTTTTACAAGTTTGTTTGAGAAAGAATTATTGTACTACTCTACACATATGACCTACTTTTCTACTGTGACATAATGCTTTCTGTCCCCACTGAATTTTTAGCCCCACTCAAGATACATGGGAGAGTTGGTTTTCCCCACAATTTTCTGTGCTTTGCTTTTGAGGCTGTCCTGTCATGTCAGTATACTGACATATTCTGGTAGGTGTGTATTTCTTCCACACTCTGACCAACCATGTGTTCTCCTTTGACTCATACAGTGAAGAAACTGGGAGTCTGGAGAAAGTTTCTCTGTGTACagtccttctatttcttttcatgtgCCAAGATCATCTACTTGCCCTTATGCTTTGCTCCCCACCAATCAGAATGTTTGTTCTCTCAGATTTGTTAGTCTCATCTAGATACTAAGGAGGAAGCAGTCTGATTTTAGTTCAGGGTAAAGGTCagtaattacacacacacacacacacacacacagactcaccgtctctctgtctctctctccctccctccctcctccatacctacgttttttttgtttgttcttgttttttttaagaacctaGGTTTTATTCTAAACTGGGCTCTAACTGGGGAAGTTTCTAATCATATTGAGTgggttgaaaaaataaatgtggactGTGGGACAGATTAACTCATTAATTCTTTGTGTGCCTCCTTTGTGCTGGCACCGTGCTGGGTCCTGGGTTTCCAGTGCAGAGGCCAAAGACATGATCCCTATTGGTCTTGCAGGCCTAGTCTTCTGGTTTCATGACATCTCTACTTTTAATGTTCTCCCTTCTACCTGTGAAGGAATTCCAGCAGTGTTGAGAGAACAGTATTAAGGTGTACTGAAAGCCACATTTCAAAAAAGTCTATTGTAATTGAGGGTTCCATATCTCTCACCATTTAATTATCCActgaaatcaatttttaaaaaatttgttttaaatgtttatcttatttctgagggagagagacacagagcatgagcaggggaggggcagagacagagggagacacaacattcaaagcaggctccaggctctgagctgtcagcacagagcccaatgcagggctcgaactcacaaactgtgagatcatgatatgagccaaagtaggatgcttaacctactgagccacccaggcgcgcctccACTGAAATCAATTTTAAGTGGCTGAGAATCTTTCAAAGATTATATTCTTTGGAAGGGAAGagcttatttgttttaaatcaagTCATTTGGATTTTCCACCTCACTTGCTTCTTTTCTACTCCAGGTTTAGATGAAAGCACTGGCATGGTGGTCAACAGCCCAGTGAATGAGGTGAAGTACATAGCAGGGAGACCGATTCTTGATAACAATGCAGtgaatctgttttcttctgtccttATTGCCCTCTTGCTCCCAACTGCTGCTTGCCATTTTTGGCCCAGCGAGtgaactttatttcatttacaaagGTTGAAACTGTGGTAAATTCAGCTAAATTTGCAATTCTGAGTTTcatcataaaaagaataattacaatGGCAAAGAGGAAATATCAGCTCTTCCCATATTCCATTGTGATGAAATTCCACACTTTTCCTTTCATTAACTCCCTTGTAACAGCTAACATGTTTGTAGTGAAAGATAAGTATACACAGaacttattcatatttttcttctgctgagTAGAGCTTCTTGAGCAATGAAGCTATGATATCCATATATGTTGCTATATACTGAACTGAAAATTCCTATGGAGTAAATAATAGATTTTGTTCTCATTAAACCAGTATAGGGACTAAAAGTGTAATGCCACATGTAACAGTTACCCAAATTGTAGTTTGGGGTGGTTTAAACTGATGTGTGTATGTGGAATCCTGAATAAGTGTAATTCTGGACTCCATTACTTGCCATACACAATTGGGAAAAGTGTGGGGTTTGGTTCTTAATGAGCTATGAGGCCTACTCCACATTTGTTCTCCCTTTCTCAGGGTTAGTAATGGGAAAAAAGTAAATGTCTTTTTCATATGACCATTAGAAAGCatacttttttaagtaaaagcaaaaaagattTATATCTAAGATATGTGCACCTTCTATTTCAATTGATCTTTGAGAAGTTAtcttgtatttaatattttttaatgtattttctagttttctttgaaatttgtaTAGGAATTTGTTTTACTTTGGCATCCTGAACAATTAGAGTCACTGGGAAACTATTGTaactgtttttttatttgctacCTAGGATTCACTGGAAGATGCtataatttcctcttctgtacttAAGTTATGCTCTTCTGTACAATATAGACTCAAATGAATTctacttttcagttttgttcttcacTATGATTTACTGTGCACCAAAGGAGTTTAATATGGTATGGATTATTTTGCTCAAAgtgttttagtatatgtgctgctgaagtgagcacgttgctgaaagtattttaaaatatttctcatgtgATTTCCATACATCCCTCCCCCTTCTTTTGCATTGAAATTGAAGAGAGATTCCATGAATTAAGCCACTATTATTTTAGAGTGGATAAAGCTTAGAATTCTTtactggtggggcgcctgggtggctcatttggttaagtgaccaactttggctcatgactgactttggctcaggtcatgatctcactgtgagttcgagccccaagtcaagctctgCCCTAACAATGcagagcttgtttcagattctctgtctccctcttgccctctccctttcatgctctctctctctctcattcgctctctctctgtcaaaaataaataaacagtaaaaaaaaaaaaaaaaaaaaaaaaaaaaagaatactggtGGCTCTACTACAGTGATAATTGAGAACTGTGTTgactcaggaagaaagaaagaaaaaaagagagagagagagaaagaagagg
The Lynx canadensis isolate LIC74 chromosome B4, mLynCan4.pri.v2, whole genome shotgun sequence DNA segment above includes these coding regions:
- the TMEM19 gene encoding transmembrane protein 19 isoform X2, with product MSMTASTYYGNLQPISPWRWLFSVVVPVLIVSNGFKKKSLDHSGALGGLVVGFILTIANYSFFTSLLMFFLSSSKLTKWKGEIKKRLDSEYKEGGQRNWIQVFCNGAVPTELALLYMIENGPGEIPIDFSKQYTASWMCLSLLAALACSAGDTWASEVGTVLSKSPPRLITTWEKVPVGTNGGVTVVGLASSLLGGTFVGITYFLTQLVFVNDLDISAPQWPIIAFGGLAGLLGSVVDSYLGATMQFTGLDESTGMVVNSPVNEVKYIAGRPILDNNAVNLFSSVLIALLLPTAACHFWPSE
- the TMEM19 gene encoding transmembrane protein 19 isoform X1 → MTDLNDNICKKYIKMITNIVILSLIICISLAFWIMSMTASTYYGNLQPISPWRWLFSVVVPVLIVSNGFKKKSLDHSGALGGLVVGFILTIANYSFFTSLLMFFLSSSKLTKWKGEIKKRLDSEYKEGGQRNWIQVFCNGAVPTELALLYMIENGPGEIPIDFSKQYTASWMCLSLLAALACSAGDTWASEVGTVLSKSPPRLITTWEKVPVGTNGGVTVVGLASSLLGGTFVGITYFLTQLVFVNDLDISAPQWPIIAFGGLAGLLGSVVDSYLGATMQFTGLDESTGMVVNSPVNEVKYIAGRPILDNNAVNLFSSVLIALLLPTAACHFWPSE